The Leptospira stimsonii genome includes the window ATTCGGTCTCCAGAAGTTCTGTTCGATCTTTGGTCGGAGTGGTTTTTCAAGAAACCTTTCTCTTCAACACCACGATCTTCGAGAACATTCGGATCGGTAAACCGAGTGCGTCTCTTGAAGAAGTGATAGAGGCCGCGAAGCGAGCGGAAATTCACGAATTGATTCTTTCACTTCCGATGGGCTATGAAACGAACACGGGAGATCGTGGAACCAAACTCTCCGGAGGCGAAAGACAAAGAATCGCGATCGCGCGTGCATTCTTAAGAAATCCCCAGATCCTTCTGTTAGATGAAGCCACTTCTTCTTTGGATCCCGTTACCGAAGCGAGAATTATGAAAACACTTTCCTTGTTGCGAGAAGGTAGAACGGTCATTTCCGTTACTCATAGACTTTCCACGATTCGAGAAGCCGATCAAGTCTTTCAAATAAGAAATGGTAAACTGGAAAGATTTGCGGTTCCGGAACCCGAGCAACAAGCGATGGTTCTCTAAGAAAGCCGTTTCTTACTTGCAATTTTTTTCCGGACTATTTTAGACTTTCAAAATGCTTTTAGTGCCCACATACGTTGCCGATTCCCCCATCGGAGGCTTAGGTCTTTTCGCAGGAAGAGACATTCAAAAAGGTGAATTGGTTTGGAAATATCATCCAAAAACTGTCTGGGTTCTAACGGATCAAGAACTCAATTCTCTTGCGCCGAGCGTTCAAGAAATGTTTCGGACCTATTCGTATCAAACGAACGGAAAGTGGTTCTATTGCTCCGATAATTCCAAATTTATGAATCACAGCGACGACCCGAATACGAAAGAAGACTTTACCGGCGATCACACCGATCCGATGGGACAAGACAGTGCTACTAGGTTCATTCGAATGGGTGAAGAGCTTAC containing:
- a CDS encoding SET domain-containing protein, which produces MLLVPTYVADSPIGGLGLFAGRDIQKGELVWKYHPKTVWVLTDQELNSLAPSVQEMFRTYSYQTNGKWFYCSDNSKFMNHSDDPNTKEDFTGDHTDPMGQDSATRFIRMGEELTCNYKLFDENWNVKLGSAS